The sequence below is a genomic window from Streptomyces sudanensis.
CACGTCCAGGTAGGAGGCGACGTCGCCGGCCTGGAGGTCGAGGTCGACGAGGGCGGTGGTGCGGCCGGAGGCGCGGGCGGCGAGGGCGAGCTGGACGGCGGTGACGGTGGTGCCGACGCCGCCCTTGGCGCCGCTGACGGTGACGACGGTGCCGCCCGGCCCGCTCGCGGCCTCCCCGGCCTGGCCGAGGTGGCGGCGGACGCCGGCGGCCCAGGCGGCGGCGGACTGGACGCGCTGGGCGAGCTCCTCGTACGCGAGGGGGAGGCCGACCAGGCCGCGGGCGCCGGAGTCCATGGCGGCCGAGTACAGGCCGGGGCTGGTGTCGGCGGTGACCAGGACGACGCCGACGGCGGGGAAGCGGAGGGCGACCTCGCGGATCAGGTCGAGGGCGGGGACGGGGCCGATCCGCTCGTGGACGAGGACGACCTCGGGGAGGCCGTCGACGGACTCGGCGGACGCCCGGGTGAGGAGGTCGACGAGGGTGGTGGAGTCGCCGGCCGGGACGGGGGCGGTCTGCTCGACGTCGGGGAGCTGGCCGAGCAGGGTGGTGACGGCGCGGGCGGCGTCGGGGTCGCCGACGGCCGCGAGGACGCGAACGGTCATCGTGCTGTCCGTCCCCTCACTTGTTCTTGTCTTCGTCGAGCGTGTACGTCGACTCGCCGGGCTTCAGGGCGGCGGGGCCGTCCTTCGGCAGCAGGGCGAGGCGCACGTGCTCGGCGAACGACTCGGCGTAGGCGACGCGCTGGGCGTCGGCGGTGGTGAGGGCGAAGGTGATCGGCACGGCCTCGCGGGCGCCGCCGGCCGTGCCGCTCTCGCCCCTGCGCTGGTCGAGGGGGGTGAGCTTGCCGACGTCGAGGACGCGGGCGCCGGCGACGATGAGCCGGGACTCGGCGACGGCGCTCCTGCCGCGGCCCTCGTCGTCGAAGGTGGCGAAGATGTTCACCCGCGCCCCGGCGGTGATCTTCCCGGCGACGCCGGTGGAGGCGTCGATCATGATGGCGATCTCCTGCTCCCCGCTCGCGAGGGCGGGCCGGTCGGCGATCATGTCCCGCTGGAGCAGGGAGCCCTTCCGGAGGTCGGAGACGGCGATCTTGCCGCGGACGGCGGAGAGGTCCCTGACGGCGTTGGCCGACAGCCACCGCTCCGGCATGCTGATCTTCTCGAACTGGCCGGGCTGGAGCGGCGCGTAGGCCGGTACGTCCGCCTTGACGCGGTACGCCGCGACCTCCGGTCCGACCTTCGCCTGGACGTCGCCGACGATGACGACGACGCCGGCGAACGCGCCGAGGGCGCACAGGACGGACAGGACGAGCAGGATGACGCCGCGGCGCTGACGTGCGTTCATGGGCGGGAGGACCTCGTNGGGNGGCGGAAGGGNNNNNNNNNNNNNNNNNNNNNNNNNNNNNNNNNNNNNNNNNNNNNNNNNAAAATCCTCAAGTTGGTCCAGAGTTNTCATGAGCGTCGTGGGCTCGGGCGTGTGGGGCGGGGCGAGCGGGGCGGCGCAGAAGCCGCAGCGGTCGCCGAGGAGTTCGATGCCGCACCAGGCGCAGGTCTCGCGGCGCACGGACGACACGAGCTGGTGCAGTACGGGCAGGTCGGGCAGGTACGCGGCGAACTCGACGAGCTTGGCCGTGCCCCACCAGGCGGCGGAGGCGGCGGGCCGCGGGACCTCGTCGACGCCCTGGACGCGCCAGGCGGGGGCGAGGGTGCCGGTGACCCAGTCGGCGGGGAGCCGGTCGCGGGCGACGACCATGCGGGTGGCGAAGTCGGGTCCGGGGAGCGGGTCGCCGCCCTGGGAGCCGAGGCGGACGAGGCGGGGCTCCGGGTTGGCCAGGACGGCGAACTGGGAGCCGGGCACCCAGGACTTGGCGTGCGCCTTGAGGGTGACGGGGACGCGGTCGAGGCGGGCGACGGAGTTGAGCACGGCGCCGGCGTGGACGTAGTGGGAGAGGAGCCGGGCGGCGGTGGCGAGGACACCGGGGCCGAAGTCGCAGGCGGACAGCTGGCGGAGCTGGCGGGCGAGGACGGCGACGCCGAGCGGCGGCAGGTCCAGCGGCAGCAGGGCGATGCGGTCGCTCTCCAGGAGGGCGCGCACGGTGTGCAGGCGGCGCACGTGGGCGGCGGGGGTGGAGGCCGGGTAGAGGGCGACGACGTGCCCGTGCCGCTCGACGAGGTCCTGGGTGTCGGCGAGGGCGCCGGCCAGCGTCCGGGCGCCGGGCGCGGGGAGCACGACGGCGCCGGGGGTGTGCGGGTCGGTCGGCGGTAGCACCAGGTCGGCACTGGTGACGGCAATCGCGGTCGGCACGCTGGTTCCCCGTTCGGCTCCGGCCACCGGTGTTCCCGGCGTGTCGCGGTCGTCCGCGACACCTTTCGCTCCGTGTGTGCTCCAGACCCGCACTTTATCGGCGGGAACGGGGCTGGAGAACCGCTTTCGGACTCCTCATGACAGATCATACGCTCCGCATACTTCGTCAAACCGGACGAACGGCACCAGTGTTGGGGCGAGGGCCGCCCTGCACCGGGCGCGGCGCCCTCACCACGGCAGGTCGCGCACCTGCTGGACGCACAGCACCAGGAACAGCACCCCGGCCGCGCCCAGCATCGCGTTGCTGAGCCAGCCGTTGCGCCATCCGCGGGGCGTGCGCGAGGAGTTGAGCAGCCACAGCAGGGTGAGGGCGAGGAACGGCATGAAGAAGGCGCCGATCACGCCGTAGACGACCACCAGGAGGAACGGCTGGTCCAGGAAGAGCAGTGCCATCGGCGGGAAGGTCAGCCACAGCAGGTACGCGCGGAACGGCGCCGACCGCTCCACCGGCACCGCCCCCTCCCCCGGTGCCGCGGCGGCGCCGTCCCGGCCCCGGGCGCGGGCGACGAAGTCCGCGAACAGCAGGCTCACGCCCTGCCAGACGCCGATCAGCGAGGTGACGGACGTGGCGAAGAACCCGACGAGGAACAGTTTCGCGGTGGCCGCCCCGTACCGCTCCTCCAGCACCCCGCCGAGGTCGACCAGGCCCCTGTCGCCCTTGGCGAGGGCGATGCCCGAGGAGTGCAGCAGCTCGGCGCCCACGATCAGCATGGCCACGACGAAGATGCCGGTCGTCGCGTACGCGACCCGGTTGTCCAGCCGCATCACCCGCATCCAGCCGGTGTCCCGCCAGCCCTTGGCGTTGACCCAGTAGCCGTACGCGGCGAGGGTGATCGTGCCGCCGACGCCGCCGACCAGGCCCAGGGTGTAGAACAGCGAGCCGTCCGGGAGGGCCGGGACCAGGCCCGCGGCGAGGTCGCCGAGGTCCGGGGCGACCCGGAGGGCCAGGTAGACGGTGACCGCGAACATCACGCCGACGAGGGCCGTCATGACCTTCTCGAAGACGGCGTACCGGTTGAACCAGACGAACAGCAGCCCGCCCGTCCCGCACAGGACCGCCCACCACTCCAGCTCCATGACGCCGGGGAAGAGCGCGGCGAGCGGCAGGGCGGTGGAGGACATGGCGGCGGCGCCGTAGACGAAGCCCCACACGGCGACGTACCCGGTGAAGTAGACGGTCGTCCAGGGGCCCAGGGAGCGCCAGCCGTCCAGGAGGGTGCGGCCGGTGGCGAGGTGCCAGCGGCCGGCGGCCTCGGCGAGGGAGATCTTGATCAGGCAGCCGAGGACGGCCGCCCAGAGGAGGGTGTAGCCGTACCTGCCGCCGGCGACGAGGGTGGCGACCAGGTCGCCGGCGCCGACGCCGGTCGCGGCGACCACGATGCCGGGTCCGACGTGCCGCCAGCTCGGTTTGCGCAGCACGGGGGAGGGGGCCGGGCCCCCGCCGTGCGGCGCTCCGTGAGCGGTGTCCGCGGTGTCCGCCATGAGCCGTTCGCCCTTCCCGTGCGGCCAGTGGTGCGCACGTCACCCAAGCGCCCGCCGGCCGTGCGCGCAAGAGCACCCGACGGGGTGGCGTTTTCCGGCCACGACCGGTGTTTCTTCTTGACGCGGGCATGCCATAACAGCATTCTGCGACGCACGGGGACACCCGCCCCGACCCCCCACCCAGGAGTCAGCATGCGACTACGCATACCCGGTGGACGGTCCGTCACCCTGGCGGCCGCTCTCGCGCTCGCCGTCGTGGCGCCGCTCACCGCCACCGCGAACACCCCCGACGCGGCCTCCCCCACCCCTGCCGCCGCCACCGAGGAGGTCGTCCGCCAGTACGAGGTCCACGGCCCGTCCACCCCCGCC
It includes:
- a CDS encoding Nramp family divalent metal transporter translates to MADTADTAHGAPHGGGPAPSPVLRKPSWRHVGPGIVVAATGVGAGDLVATLVAGGRYGYTLLWAAVLGCLIKISLAEAAGRWHLATGRTLLDGWRSLGPWTTVYFTGYVAVWGFVYGAAAMSSTALPLAALFPGVMELEWWAVLCGTGGLLFVWFNRYAVFEKVMTALVGVMFAVTVYLALRVAPDLGDLAAGLVPALPDGSLFYTLGLVGGVGGTITLAAYGYWVNAKGWRDTGWMRVMRLDNRVAYATTGIFVVAMLIVGAELLHSSGIALAKGDRGLVDLGGVLEERYGAATAKLFLVGFFATSVTSLIGVWQGVSLLFADFVARARGRDGAAAAPGEGAVPVERSAPFRAYLLWLTFPPMALLFLDQPFLLVVVYGVIGAFFMPFLALTLLWLLNSSRTPRGWRNGWLSNAMLGAAGVLFLVLCVQQVRDLPW
- the cpaB gene encoding Flp pilus assembly protein CpaB, with the translated sequence MNARQRRGVILLVLSVLCALGAFAGVVVIVGDVQAKVGPEVAAYRVKADVPAYAPLQPGQFEKISMPERWLSANAVRDLSAVRGKIAVSDLRKGSLLQRDMIADRPALASGEQEIAIMIDASTGVAGKITAGARVNIFATFDDEGRGRSAVAESRLIVAGARVLDVGKLTPLDQRRGESGTAGGAREAVPITFALTTADAQRVAYAESFAEHVRLALLPKDGPAALKPGESTYTLDEDKNK